One genomic region from Halobacteriovorax vibrionivorans encodes:
- a CDS encoding NupC/NupG family nucleoside CNT transporter, which produces MERLISALGLVVMLAIAFALSTNRKKVNWRLVISGVLLQVFFGLIILKTSVGQNFFEGARGFFTAILNYTNEGSNFIFGPLTNVPKLGFIFFVMVLPTIIFMSSLMSVFYHLGIMQIIIKAFAKVMSVVMGTSGAESLAAAANIFAGQTEAPLVVKPLVSKMTQSELMALMTGGMATVAGGVLASYVGFGIDAAHLLSASVMSAPAALVCAKLMIPETEESLTQGDLKLELKDNSVNLIDAAANGASEGVKLAINVGAMLIAIIALVAMLNGAIGYVTGLFGAEGITLELIMGKLFAPFAWLLGVEWKDAEIVGMLLGKKLVLNEFVAYLDLKDNMGNLSERSITIATYALCGFANFSSIGIQIGGIGGIAENRKQDLAKLGVKSLIAGTLACFMTACVAGIFI; this is translated from the coding sequence ATGGAAAGACTTATCTCAGCACTTGGGCTAGTGGTTATGCTAGCAATCGCTTTTGCCTTATCGACTAATCGCAAAAAAGTTAATTGGCGACTTGTTATTTCAGGTGTGCTTCTCCAGGTTTTCTTTGGACTAATCATTTTAAAAACATCTGTTGGGCAAAACTTCTTTGAAGGTGCGCGTGGATTTTTTACGGCCATTTTAAATTATACTAATGAAGGCTCAAACTTTATTTTTGGGCCATTAACAAATGTACCAAAACTAGGTTTCATTTTCTTTGTTATGGTTCTTCCAACCATTATTTTCATGTCATCATTAATGAGTGTTTTCTACCATTTAGGAATAATGCAAATCATTATCAAAGCTTTTGCAAAAGTAATGTCAGTGGTTATGGGAACTTCTGGTGCAGAGTCTCTAGCAGCAGCTGCAAATATCTTTGCTGGCCAAACTGAAGCACCGCTTGTGGTTAAGCCACTTGTTTCGAAAATGACTCAATCTGAATTAATGGCCCTTATGACTGGTGGGATGGCCACGGTTGCAGGAGGGGTTTTAGCTTCATATGTTGGATTTGGAATTGATGCCGCTCACTTACTGTCTGCATCTGTTATGTCAGCTCCAGCAGCACTTGTTTGTGCCAAGCTTATGATTCCAGAGACTGAAGAGTCTCTCACACAAGGTGATTTAAAATTAGAATTAAAAGATAATAGTGTTAATTTAATCGATGCTGCTGCCAACGGAGCAAGTGAAGGTGTAAAGCTTGCTATTAATGTTGGTGCAATGTTGATTGCCATTATCGCTCTTGTAGCAATGCTTAATGGTGCCATTGGTTATGTAACCGGTTTATTTGGAGCAGAAGGAATTACTCTTGAGCTCATTATGGGGAAATTATTTGCTCCATTTGCTTGGTTATTAGGAGTTGAGTGGAAGGATGCAGAAATTGTTGGAATGCTTCTTGGTAAAAAACTCGTACTAAATGAGTTTGTGGCCTATCTTGATCTAAAGGACAATATGGGTAACTTATCAGAGCGCTCAATTACTATTGCAACTTATGCTCTTTGCGGTTTTGCTAATTTCTCTTCAATCGGAATTCAAATCGGTGGAATTGGTGGTATTGCTGAAAATCGTAAGCAAGACCTAGCAAAACTAGGGGTTAAGTCTCTAATTGCTGGAACACTAGCATGTTTCATGACTGCTTGTGTGGCAGGTATCTTTATCTAA
- a CDS encoding thymidine phosphorylase, translating to MSQNFNAYQIISKKRDGKRLTDEEIKWFINGITNGDVADYQMSALLMAIYLNGMNVKETAALTDAMLYSGKTLKFKGVNVIDKHSTGGVGDKASFILGPIAAACGVKVPMMAGRGLGHTGGTVDKVESIKGFKTSLTLEQFKKQLNKEKIVLIGQTKDIAPADKIIYGLRDVTGTVESIPLITASIMSKKLAEGANGIVMDIKTGDGAFMSDLKDAKALAKSLRDTAKRFDKRMVTMISDMNQPLGQYIGNSLEIIESIETLKGNGPKDLTDLSVKLAGAMVYIAGKAESIKEGEKKARAVIDNGKALKVFKNLIKVQGGDEKVCDDYSRLPVAKHKTVFKAPKKGYISAIACKQMGLHCVSLGGGRAKANDKVDFGVGFVLNKKVGEQVAKGDELVVIYHNKNQKKQVDGILADLKKDIKITTAKPKPTKLIFETKEI from the coding sequence ATGTCACAAAACTTCAACGCATATCAGATCATTTCGAAAAAAAGAGATGGGAAGAGATTAACAGACGAAGAAATAAAATGGTTCATTAATGGAATCACTAATGGCGACGTCGCTGACTATCAAATGTCTGCACTTCTTATGGCAATCTACCTAAACGGGATGAATGTAAAAGAAACAGCGGCACTAACAGATGCCATGCTCTACTCTGGAAAAACACTCAAGTTTAAAGGTGTGAACGTGATCGACAAACACTCAACAGGTGGTGTTGGTGATAAGGCCTCTTTTATTCTTGGGCCAATCGCTGCAGCATGTGGTGTAAAAGTTCCAATGATGGCCGGGCGAGGACTAGGTCACACTGGTGGGACAGTTGATAAAGTAGAATCAATTAAAGGATTTAAAACATCACTGACTCTAGAGCAATTTAAGAAGCAACTTAATAAAGAAAAGATTGTTCTGATTGGACAAACAAAAGATATCGCTCCAGCTGATAAGATTATCTACGGACTAAGAGATGTAACGGGAACAGTTGAATCAATTCCTTTAATTACAGCTTCTATTATGAGTAAGAAACTTGCTGAAGGTGCCAACGGTATTGTTATGGATATCAAAACTGGTGATGGTGCATTCATGAGCGATCTTAAAGATGCAAAAGCTCTAGCAAAGAGTTTAAGAGATACAGCAAAGCGTTTTGATAAGCGTATGGTTACAATGATTAGTGATATGAACCAACCACTTGGTCAATATATTGGTAACTCACTTGAGATTATTGAATCAATTGAAACTCTAAAAGGAAATGGGCCAAAAGATTTAACGGACCTAAGTGTTAAGCTTGCTGGTGCCATGGTTTATATTGCAGGAAAAGCAGAATCAATTAAAGAAGGTGAAAAGAAAGCACGTGCAGTTATTGATAACGGAAAAGCACTTAAAGTTTTCAAGAATCTTATAAAAGTTCAAGGTGGAGATGAAAAAGTTTGTGATGACTACTCTCGCCTACCTGTTGCAAAACATAAGACAGTTTTTAAAGCACCTAAGAAAGGTTATATCTCAGCTATCGCATGTAAGCAGATGGGACTTCACTGTGTAAGTCTTGGTGGTGGACGTGCTAAAGCAAATGATAAAGTCGATTTTGGTGTTGGTTTTGTATTAAATAAGAAAGTTGGTGAGCAAGTTGCTAAGGGTGATGAGCTTGTTGTGATTTATCATAATAAGAATCAGAAAAAACAAGTAGATGGTATTTTAGCTGATCTTAAAAAAGATATTAAAATCACTACTGCTAAGCCAAAGCCAACTAAGTTAATTTTTGAGACGAAGGAAATCTAA